GTGCCGACCGCGGCGACTTTGATGCTCACCAGTTGCTCCTCACAGATCCGGGATGGGCAGGTCGAGGTTCGGGAAGGTGAGACCGCCGTCGACCTCGAGTGTCTTGCCGGTCAGATAGGAGGCGGCGGGAGACGCGAGGTATACGGCGGCTGCGGCGATGTCCTCGGGTTCACCCAATCTGCGCATGGGCGTGACCTTTTCCATCGGTGCGCGGAGTTCGTCGTTGGAGGCCACGACGTCGAGGGCCGAGGTGAGGATCGAGCCGGGCGCGATGGCGTTGACGCGGATCCGCGGGCACAGGTCGAGCGCGGTGAGTCGCGTGTAGTGGGCGAGTGCGGCCTTGGCAGTTCCGTAGGCGGCGAAACCGCGGCCGGCTTCGCGGCCCATTGTCGACGTGATGTTGATGATGTTGCCTCCGCCGGAGTGCTCGAGCATCAGCGGGACGGCCGCGACGGTGAGTGCGTGTGCGGTGGCGACGTTGAAGGTGAACGCGTCGCGCAGGTCCTTCGTCGATGTGGTCAGCAGCGTGTTGGGCATGGTGCCGCCGACGTTGTTCACGACGATGTCTAGTTTGCCGAAGGCCTCGATGGCCTCACCCGCCAGCTTGGCGGTGTCCTCGGGGTGCGCGAGGTCGGCAACCACGACGTGTGCTCGGCGGCCGACGCCTTTGACCTGTTCGGCCACCTCTTCGAGTTGAGACTGGGTGCGGGCCGCAATGACCACGTCCGCACCGGCTTCCGCAAATGCGAGCGCCATTGCGGCGCCGAGTCCACGGCCCGCTCCGGTCACCACTGCGACTTTGTCGTCCAGCCGAAATCTGTCGAGAATCACGTGCGCTTCCTTCCGTCGCCCGGCGAACCATAACAACCTTCGGCGGCGACGGTGGGCGCTTTTTGAAACACGTTCTAATTTGGTCAACGTCGTTCAATAGCTATCCACGAAATTGCAGAGGAAGCGCGAGCGGATCGCTGCAGAAAGCGGATAGCGTTGGGACGACGACCGCAGCCGCCTACTTCTTCGCGGCGGCCTTCTTCGCCGCCTTCTTGGCAGGGGCTTTCTTCGCCGCTTTCTTGGCAGGCGCCTTCTTGCTCGCGGACTTCTTCGCAGGAGCCTTCTTCGCGGATGTGTCCGAATCGCCTCCACCGCGCCGAGCCTTCACGCTGGCCTCCAGCTTGGCGAGCAGATCCGACACATCCTCGGTCTCGTCGAGCTCCTTCGGCTGCTCCTCGGTGGTAAACGCTTCGCCGCCTTCGAGTTTCGCCTGAATCAGCTCGTGCAACTGCTCCTGGTAGTCGTCGTGGTAGCGGTCCGGGTTGAAGTCGTCGGTCATCGAATCGACCACCTGGCTCGCCATCTTCAGCTCGGCGGGTTTGATGTCCACCTTCGTGTCGAGCGACGGGAAGTCGGGGTCGCGAATCTCGTCGGGCCACAGCAGCGTCTGGATCACCATCACATCGCGCTTCGAGAAGTCCTGCACCCGGAGCGCGGCCAGCCTGGTCTTGTTGCGCAACGCGAAATGCACGATCGCGACCCGATCGGTCTCCTTCAGCGTTTTCGTCAGCAGCAC
The nucleotide sequence above comes from Mycolicibacterium moriokaense. Encoded proteins:
- the ku gene encoding non-homologous end joining protein Ku; translation: MRSIWKGSIAFGLVNVPVKVYSATEDHDVKFHQVHAKDNGRIRYKRVCEVCGEVVEYRDIAKAYESDDGQTVIITDEDIATLPEERSREIEVLEFVPASDIDPMMYDKSYFLEPEGKSTKSYVLLTKTLKETDRVAIVHFALRNKTRLAALRVQDFSKRDVMVIQTLLWPDEIRDPDFPSLDTKVDIKPAELKMASQVVDSMTDDFNPDRYHDDYQEQLHELIQAKLEGGEAFTTEEQPKELDETEDVSDLLAKLEASVKARRGGGDSDTSAKKAPAKKSASKKAPAKKAAKKAPAKKAAKKAAAKK
- a CDS encoding SDR family oxidoreductase → MILDRFRLDDKVAVVTGAGRGLGAAMALAFAEAGADVVIAARTQSQLEEVAEQVKGVGRRAHVVVADLAHPEDTAKLAGEAIEAFGKLDIVVNNVGGTMPNTLLTTSTKDLRDAFTFNVATAHALTVAAVPLMLEHSGGGNIINITSTMGREAGRGFAAYGTAKAALAHYTRLTALDLCPRIRVNAIAPGSILTSALDVVASNDELRAPMEKVTPMRRLGEPEDIAAAAVYLASPAASYLTGKTLEVDGGLTFPNLDLPIPDL